A single window of Larimichthys crocea isolate SSNF chromosome XII, L_crocea_2.0, whole genome shotgun sequence DNA harbors:
- the LOC104937921 gene encoding uncharacterized protein LOC104937921 isoform X1 gives MNFLHFPTHLMETLKLWRSLHGRIVVFVFLTMVRKASACEPPSSPLCYSFIRITSESLYVCEWSMNKTEGHVTFDLYFDQTSSKLNNTNISSQIRFVTSRRCTETRAEFDPVELIKDRLVQIWVEAHVENSSCTSTRSSAVLRETVKYEAPQNISMSWLRNNLRLRWRAAENESALAEVRFRRDEHPKESWESRITNTTSETSTALSHVLTDQVIDVDLSKLTVYRVQIRQRSNQAPNPLWSDWSPVMIVPAELEQKPEVTATTRVENGTREVTLTWKPMPHAEAVTGVTYVLKHEYSGGCPWVKKTHIIKSTKHTSYVLYSAVNISVIARNTASLSPPAVIRVPAVPAADLKACGKTLLESRLNKKTCLELYELQDGENVITITARTKKKMTMKDYVRYLYFEHSCDGGRPRTDKMCLYYQKEGVPLREPQDFAPFNETQSSVHLSWRAIPSVDQRGFLTHYSLCSVKISPQDEPKAKCQNVSASLTKHCLENLTPGAKYNISLTGVTRVGEGPKATVTINTVPEKHVNVPWSLSLLILLSLFLIPCTCILKRTKNKIFPPVPTPVIPDHTSYQPESQEMLEREEEIHEVTLHRLHPEVSSLPEESEEAGVHGDDEEEEEDEENDREGSRMSGGSTDETQRSSRGGDMTDVEQLENEIAMLIYRNGLVFDVKTDAT, from the exons ATGAACTTTCTACACTTTCCAACACACCTCATGGAAACTTTGAAACTCTGGCGTTCACTGCACGGACGcatagttgtgtttgtgttcctcacAATGGTCAGAAAAg cATCGGCATGCGAGCCTCCTTCCAGTCCTCTGTGCTACAGCTTCATAAGAATTACTAGTGAGTCTTTATACGTGTGTGAATGGAGCATGAATAAGACTGAAGGTCATGTGACGTTTGACCTCTACTTTGA ccaaacatcaagcaagctCAACAACACGAACATTAGCAGCCAGATCAGATTTGTAACAAGCAGGAGGTGCACGGAGACCAGGGCTGAGTTCGATCCCGTGGAGCTCATCAAAGATCGTTTGGTTCAAATCTGGGTGGAAGCTCATGTAGAAAACTCCAGCTGCACGTCAACCAGGAGCTCTGCCGTACTCAGAGAGACGG TCAAGTACGAAGCACCACAAAATATTTCCATGTCCTGGTTAAGAAACAACCTCCGCTTACgatggagagcagcagagaatgAATCAGCTCTGGCCGAGGTCCGGTTCAGACGAGATGAACACCCCAAAGAATCATGGGAGAGT AGAATAACAAATACCACCAGTGAGACTTCAACAGCTCTATCTCACGTCTTGACAGACCAGGTTATTGATGTGGATCTGTCCAAACTTACAGTTTACCGGGTTCAAATCAGACAACGGTCCAATCAGGCTCCAAACCCACTGTGGAGTGACTGGTCTCCAGTTATGATCGTTCCTGCAG AGctggaacaaaaacctgaagTCACTGCGACAACAAGAGTCGAAAATGGGACTCGAGAGGTGACGCTAACATGGAAG CCGATGCCACACGCAGAAGCAGTCACAGGAGTGACTTATGTCCTGAAGCACGAGTATTCTGGTGGATGTCCTTGGGTGAAAAAGACCCACATCATCAAATCAACCAAACACACTTCTTATGTCTTGTACTCTGCTGTCAACATCTCCGTTATCGCCAGAAACACAGCAAGCCTTTCTCCTCCAGCAGTCATACGAGTCCCGGCTGTACCTGCTGCAGATTTAAAAG CTTGTGGCAAAACGTTACTGGAGAGCAGATTAAACAAGAAAACTTGCCTTGAGTTGTACGAGCTTCAagatggagaaaatgtgatcaCTATAACAGCaaggacgaaaaaaaaaatga CCATGAAAGACTACGTACGCTACCTTTACTTTGAACACAGTTGTGATGGTGGTAGACCACGGACAGATAAAATGTGTCTCTATTATCAAAAGGAAGGTG ttcCACTCAGAGAACCTCAGGACTTCGCTCCTTTCAATGAAACTCAAAGTTCTGTTCACCTGTCTTGGAGAGCGATTCCCTCTGTGGACCAGCGAGGGTTCCTGACACACTACAGCCTCTGCAGTGTGAAGATCAGTCCACAAGATGAGCCCAAAG CAAAGTGCCAGAACGTATCAGCCTCGCTGACAAAACACTGTCTGGAAAACTTGACACCCGGAGCAAAGTACAACATCAGCCTGACCGGAGTGACGCGAGTAGGCGAAGGACCTAAAGCCACCGTAACAATCAACACGGTGCCAGAGAAACATGTGAATG TGCCGTGGAGCCTCAGCTTGCTGATTTTGCTCTCTTTATTCCTGATACCGTGCACCTGCATCTTGAAGAG AACCAAAAACAAGATCTTCCCTCCTGTGCCGACGCCTGTTATTCCAGATCACACCTCCTATCAACCGGAGAGTCAG GAGatgctggagagagaggaggagattcATGAAGTGACGCTGCACCGGCTACATCCAGAGGTCAGCTCTCTCCCCGAGGAGTCAGAGGAGGCCGGGGTCCACGgcgatgatgaagaggaggaggaggatgaggagaacgACAGGGAAGGTTCACGGATGTCAGGAGGCTCGACAGATGAGACACAGAGGAGCTCCAGAGGAGGAGACATGACAGATGTGGAACAGCTGGAGAATGAGATCGCCATGCTGATCTACAGGAACGGTTTGGTCTTCGATGTGAAGACGGACGCGACGTAA
- the LOC104937921 gene encoding oncostatin-M-specific receptor subunit beta isoform X2, with product MRASFQSSVLQLHKNYYQTSSKLNNTNISSQIRFVTSRRCTETRAEFDPVELIKDRLVQIWVEAHVENSSCTSTRSSAVLRETVKYEAPQNISMSWLRNNLRLRWRAAENESALAEVRFRRDEHPKESWESRITNTTSETSTALSHVLTDQVIDVDLSKLTVYRVQIRQRSNQAPNPLWSDWSPVMIVPAELEQKPEVTATTRVENGTREVTLTWKPMPHAEAVTGVTYVLKHEYSGGCPWVKKTHIIKSTKHTSYVLYSAVNISVIARNTASLSPPAVIRVPAVPAADLKACGKTLLESRLNKKTCLELYELQDGENVITITARTKKKMTMKDYVRYLYFEHSCDGGRPRTDKMCLYYQKEGVPLREPQDFAPFNETQSSVHLSWRAIPSVDQRGFLTHYSLCSVKISPQDEPKAKCQNVSASLTKHCLENLTPGAKYNISLTGVTRVGEGPKATVTINTVPEKHVNVPWSLSLLILLSLFLIPCTCILKRTKNKIFPPVPTPVIPDHTSYQPESQEMLEREEEIHEVTLHRLHPEVSSLPEESEEAGVHGDDEEEEEDEENDREGSRMSGGSTDETQRSSRGGDMTDVEQLENEIAMLIYRNGLVFDVKTDAT from the exons ATGCGAGCCTCCTTCCAGTCCTCTGTGCTACAGCTTCATAAGAATTACTA ccaaacatcaagcaagctCAACAACACGAACATTAGCAGCCAGATCAGATTTGTAACAAGCAGGAGGTGCACGGAGACCAGGGCTGAGTTCGATCCCGTGGAGCTCATCAAAGATCGTTTGGTTCAAATCTGGGTGGAAGCTCATGTAGAAAACTCCAGCTGCACGTCAACCAGGAGCTCTGCCGTACTCAGAGAGACGG TCAAGTACGAAGCACCACAAAATATTTCCATGTCCTGGTTAAGAAACAACCTCCGCTTACgatggagagcagcagagaatgAATCAGCTCTGGCCGAGGTCCGGTTCAGACGAGATGAACACCCCAAAGAATCATGGGAGAGT AGAATAACAAATACCACCAGTGAGACTTCAACAGCTCTATCTCACGTCTTGACAGACCAGGTTATTGATGTGGATCTGTCCAAACTTACAGTTTACCGGGTTCAAATCAGACAACGGTCCAATCAGGCTCCAAACCCACTGTGGAGTGACTGGTCTCCAGTTATGATCGTTCCTGCAG AGctggaacaaaaacctgaagTCACTGCGACAACAAGAGTCGAAAATGGGACTCGAGAGGTGACGCTAACATGGAAG CCGATGCCACACGCAGAAGCAGTCACAGGAGTGACTTATGTCCTGAAGCACGAGTATTCTGGTGGATGTCCTTGGGTGAAAAAGACCCACATCATCAAATCAACCAAACACACTTCTTATGTCTTGTACTCTGCTGTCAACATCTCCGTTATCGCCAGAAACACAGCAAGCCTTTCTCCTCCAGCAGTCATACGAGTCCCGGCTGTACCTGCTGCAGATTTAAAAG CTTGTGGCAAAACGTTACTGGAGAGCAGATTAAACAAGAAAACTTGCCTTGAGTTGTACGAGCTTCAagatggagaaaatgtgatcaCTATAACAGCaaggacgaaaaaaaaaatga CCATGAAAGACTACGTACGCTACCTTTACTTTGAACACAGTTGTGATGGTGGTAGACCACGGACAGATAAAATGTGTCTCTATTATCAAAAGGAAGGTG ttcCACTCAGAGAACCTCAGGACTTCGCTCCTTTCAATGAAACTCAAAGTTCTGTTCACCTGTCTTGGAGAGCGATTCCCTCTGTGGACCAGCGAGGGTTCCTGACACACTACAGCCTCTGCAGTGTGAAGATCAGTCCACAAGATGAGCCCAAAG CAAAGTGCCAGAACGTATCAGCCTCGCTGACAAAACACTGTCTGGAAAACTTGACACCCGGAGCAAAGTACAACATCAGCCTGACCGGAGTGACGCGAGTAGGCGAAGGACCTAAAGCCACCGTAACAATCAACACGGTGCCAGAGAAACATGTGAATG TGCCGTGGAGCCTCAGCTTGCTGATTTTGCTCTCTTTATTCCTGATACCGTGCACCTGCATCTTGAAGAG AACCAAAAACAAGATCTTCCCTCCTGTGCCGACGCCTGTTATTCCAGATCACACCTCCTATCAACCGGAGAGTCAG GAGatgctggagagagaggaggagattcATGAAGTGACGCTGCACCGGCTACATCCAGAGGTCAGCTCTCTCCCCGAGGAGTCAGAGGAGGCCGGGGTCCACGgcgatgatgaagaggaggaggaggatgaggagaacgACAGGGAAGGTTCACGGATGTCAGGAGGCTCGACAGATGAGACACAGAGGAGCTCCAGAGGAGGAGACATGACAGATGTGGAACAGCTGGAGAATGAGATCGCCATGCTGATCTACAGGAACGGTTTGGTCTTCGATGTGAAGACGGACGCGACGTAA